From Dreissena polymorpha isolate Duluth1 chromosome 15, UMN_Dpol_1.0, whole genome shotgun sequence, a single genomic window includes:
- the LOC127859340 gene encoding uncharacterized protein LOC127859340 isoform X3: protein MGFSDSSLFLKIAFILLIAAFIIQVLALAIPYWFSLDAGNYETYGSLFRICSESPGYKLCVNVENATSWWEATQAFEVIGILLIIAALILTIVVVFVKSDMKILKLVAWILSFCACGFIIVGIIIYGAKSYLVFAEYSGAFALAIIAGIIMAVAGILGLMDWMNKGK from the exons ATGGGTTTTAGTGACAGTTCACTTTTTCTGAAGATAGCATTCATTCTGTTGATTGCTGCGTTTATAATTCAGGTTCTTGCGTTGGCCATTCCCTACTGGTTTTCCTTGGATGCCGGAAATTATGAGACATACGGCTCGCTTTTCCGTATCTGTTCCGAGTCCCCTGGATATAAATTGTGTGTTAATGTCGAAAATGCTACAA GCTGGTGGGAGGCGACCCAGGCATTCGAGGTGATCGGGATCCTGCTGATTATCGCCGCCCTCATCCTCACCATCGTCGTCGTGTTCGTCAAGTCCGACATGAAGATTCTCAAGCTTGTTGCGTGGATACTATCCTTCTGCGCAT GTGGATTCATAATTGTCGGCATCATCATATATGGAGCGAAAAGTTATTTAGTGTTCGCCGAGTACTCGGGTGCTTTCGCGCTTGCAATCATCGCCGGTATCATCATGGCAGTAGCGGGCATTCTGGGATTGATGGACTGGATGAACAAAGGGAAGTAA